catcagttcgaatctggcttcccatatggttccctgtgcctgccaggagcaatttctgagcatgaagccaggagtttcccctgagcactgctgggtgtgacccaaaaaccaccaaaaaaaaaaagaagaaatctccAAATTTGGGGCTgccatggtggcgctagaggtaaggtgcctgccttgcctgcgctagcctaggacagaccacggtttgatcccccggcgtcccatatggtcccctaagccaggagcgacttctgagcgcatagccaggagtaacccctgagcgttgccgggtgtggcccaaaaaccaaaaaaaagaaaaagaaagaaacctccaaatttgggagccggagagatagcatgaaagtagggagtttgccttgcatgcagaagaaaggcggttcaaatcccagcatcccatatggtcccctgagcctgccaggagcgatttctgagcgtagagctaggagtaacccctagctgccgggtgtgacaaataaataaataaataaataaataaataaataaataaataaataaataaataaataaataaataaaaacctgccAAATGTCCCCCATAGGGTAGAAGTTGCCCAGGGTTGGGAGCCATCAGTTGACCTACAACACTAAAGTTCGGTTCAGCCCCATCTTCGAAGAAAAAATATGATGGTGCTGGACCCCCAGAGTCTCAGAATGGAACCTGATTTGGAGACCAGGACAAAAACCTGGCTAGACCTTGTAATGTATTTCTCCAGGGAAGCGAAACCACTTTAGAAACAGGTAACAACACTAGTTGGGAATCTGTCAAGAGTGAAAGAGTGTTTTAACATCACTTCTGCATGAGTTCAGGGTGCATGGGTGATGGTGGGTGAGCCACGGATCATGCTGTGATTGGTAGGCAAGCGGAAGTGTGTGCTGTGATCGGTCAGTTGGCCTGGCAAGCAAAGGAAAGTGCTGTGATTGACTAGTGATGTCTGCTGTGGGCCCCAGCAGGGAGTGTGGTGCTACTTGTCCTGAGCCTCGCCTGCTTGGTTCTGGAACCTCCACCCGACCTCTGTCCACCAGGGTCATGGGGTTCAGTTCCAGCCTCCAAGTAAAGAGGGGCCCGTGGGCGTGGCATACACAATGCACCTTGCAACCTCCGGCTGAGCTCCTTGGTGAAGAGGACGACAGCCAGCTTGCTCTGGCAATAGGCCGCTTTAGTGTCAAACACCCTCTGCTCCCAGTTCAGGTCCTCGAAGTCGATGTGCCCGGCCACATGGGCCAAGGACGAGAGGTTGATGATGCGAGCCGGGGCCGAGGCTTTGAGCTTGTCCAGAAGAAGGTTTGTCAGCAGAAAGTGACCTGGGTGACAGACAAAAGGGTCACGTGTGAGCCAGAGGGACAGCAgagcaaggagggtgtttgccttgtacgcagctgaccgaggttcaatccccagcatcccatatggtccctgaacctgccaggactaatttctgagcatagagccaagagccctgagcattgttgggtgtgccccccaaaaagaacaaataaacaaaaaaaggatcATGTATATTGTACTGTTTCTGTGAGCACATTCCCATGCTGAGGTGCTGAGGGCCTCAACTGGCACCAGACTGCGCCTTCCGCCTCaccccttcacacacacaaaactgcAGACAAGGAGGTGCTGCTACCAGCTAGTGGACAGAATGGGCGGTAGAAGCAGATCAGCAGGGAAGTTTCCAGCTGCAAACAGCAGACCCTGGCCATGAATGCTTTGCATATACAAGATATGAGTGCAAGATAAGGAGGGgacaggagaagagaggggagggaggggagtgaGAAGGAGAGGGtatgggagaggaggggaggagagtggaagagaagggaggaattggagaggaaaagaaaggagggggggagaggagagaggatgagTCACAGAACCAACAGAAATCAAGTATGGCACAGGTAGGAAATAGAGCGCCCAAACGAAAATGTGCCTGTCGGGGCTAATCCCAGGAACCACCATCAATAACACTGAACAACATCATCATAACATGAGGAGAcagaagatataaaatataagtaaaaattaaaaataggggccagagcagtggtgcagcagtagagcgtttgccttgcacgcaggacctaggacagaccgtggtgcgatctcccggcgtcccatatggtcccccaagccaggagcaatttctgagtgcagcgccaggagtaaccctgagcatcaccaagtggggcccaaagaccaaaaaaataaataaaaaataaacatagggagacagtacagcaggcatttttgcctggcatacagtagacctgggttcagtttccaATGTCAAGTGTGGtcacctgagccctgccaggtatagcaaagaaaaaaagttttaatacaataaaataaaaaataaaatatgcctgtcaaggacacagacaggggtggaggggcagaagcgatagcacagcagtagggcgtaagctttgcacatagccaacatgggtttgatccccagcatacctcaaggtcccccgagcccatcaggaatgatccctgagcacagatttggGAGTCAAGAAGGACAGGAGGGAGGCAGCTCACCCAGGTGGTTAACGCCAAACTGCATCTCGAAGCCGTCCTGGGTGGTCCAGTGCGGGCAGCGCATCACGGCCGCGTTGTTGATCAGGACATGAACATGCTCCTCCTCTGGAAAGGGGGGTACGTCAGCCTGGGACCATAAGCCCCTGCTGGAGGACAGACACACCCCCAAAGCACACACGCatgaaacacacagacacacacatatgccCTCAGACACTGGTTTTCACATGTCCTGCACCAGCCTGGAGCCTACACAGTCCCTATTCCCACAACAGAGCCTCGGGGTAACGCCCTGACAGCCAACTCGGATTCCTGCCAACTCCCTCCAGAGAACTCCAAAGCCCCCTCCCCAAGGTGTCCCCGAAGTGGGATCCGGGACAGGTCAGGGGGTTCTCAGTAGAGCAGGACTCAACACTTCAGGGGCCCCATGACCAGATCCAGAACCATGGTTGGGCCCTGAGACCCACAGACCACGGTGCTGCACCCCAAAATGGCCCTCAGCAACCTTTTTCCCACCACTTAAAAACGGAAAATCATGTTGACCTGAGAATGTCTGAGACGACAGAAAAGTGCAGGCCCCAGAATCTGAGGCAACATGGGGGTTaaattcttgtcttgcatgccggAGACAGGAATCTATCATGGGCACAGAGTTCCTGAGGTCCtgttaggagtgagccctgagcatagagccaggaagcagacctgagcactatcaggtatgaacaaaaaaataagtataaggggccgaagcggtggtgcaagcgctagggcatttgccttgcatgcgctaacctaggatgtacTGCAATTCaattccccgacatcccatatggtcccccaagccaggagtgatttctgagcacagagccagaaataacccctgagtgtcaccggatggggcccaaaaagaaaaaaaagtattagtaGGTGCCAAAGATATAgtgcagtggttagggtgcttgccttgcaagtgaccaaagTTTGCTCCTTgataccccataaggtccccccaaacccgccaggactgatccctgagtgcagggccagaagtaagccctgagtaccgccagatgtgactcaaaacaataaaaatataaatcaaccaTTTGGAAATTGGATAGAATCGAAAAGCATAATTCTCCACGGCAGGCAGAGGACCAGGCTGGGGTGAGTCGCCCCACTCTGACCTGCCCTCAACCCCCCAGGAGTGCCCAACCTTGGATGACCTTGGCGGCGAAGTCTCGGACTGACTGGAGTGAGGCCAAGTCCAGCTGGCGGGCGCTGACTCGGCGGTTGAGCGTCTCCCCGCGGATGAACTTGGCGGCCTCCTCGCACTTGTCCAGGTCCCTGCAGGCCAGGATGACTTTGGCACCTGCAGCCAGGGACAGGGAGCCACGGGGACTGAGATGGGACCACGGGGAGTGCGGGTCATCCCACCACCACATGAACCCCTTACTGCAGTGACCCCTGGCAAAGACTATCCTGGGCAGTCCCATATCCTGTGTCCCCAAATGTTCCTGCAACAACCAGCAGCCCCACGCATAAGAGTGTTCCGTATAGCCTGGGGGAAAGGAGTGATTGGGCATCTTTCCTGAGTATAGAGAAAGAAGGTagctccaagcacagagccaggggtgagcCCTGAGCCCTGGTGATGGGGGAAGACCCAGCTGTTCCCCAGCACTGGAGGAAACAGTCCCCCCATGCCAACCTCACCTCGCCGGGCCAGCTCCAGGGCCGTCTGCTTCCCGATGCCCGTGTTGGCGCCCGTGACGATGACTGTCTTGCCAGGAATGGTGGCCTTGCTGGGACAGGCCCCACCCGCCACATGGTCCCTGGGGAGAGATCAGAGGCATAAGGGGCTGTCTGTCTGTGCATCTGTCAGTCTCCAGAGACATCCCTGGGGTCAAGGCCGATGAGGGGAGAGGGGGACAGACAGAAAATATCTCCCTTTGTGGGGTGCAGTGCAACACCAGGCCTGGTTTCCGACATACCACATGTAAGCCAACAGGCAGGCCAGAATTGTAGGGGGAGATCCCCAATAAGACCCCGACCCATTCAGAGCACTCAATGGGCTGAGGACAGGCTTTGCTTAGAGGAGCTCCAGGTTCCACCTCCAGCACTTTGGGGTTCCCCCCTTTAGCACCCTCAGGAGCAACCCACACCTCAGCCACAGAGCTTAAGCAAACTGAGCACCACGGGCTCAGTGTATCTCCCCAACAATTCAACTACTGATTTGCACCCAGGCATTCAATAATTGTTGAATCTCCCCAATTCCCCCAGGACCCCAGGGTGGATTCAGAGCCATTCACTGTTCATCGCTTTTCCCCAGAAATGAAACATCAGGACGAGGAACCAAAATGGAAATTGTCAAAATAAGAGCAGCCCAAATATGATCCGCTTTGGGACCAGGAAGAATTGCTTCCTGTTGGTTAAACTTTCCCAAGAAGCAATTCATGTgggacctgagcgatagcacagcagggcagggcgtttgccttgcatgcagccaactgaatttgatccctggcatcccatatggtatccccagcctgccaggagtaacttctgagcttagagccacaagtaacagctgagcattactgggtatgagtggccaaaaaatatataaatatattgatagatagatagatagatagatagatagatagatagatagatagatagatagatagatagatagatgatagattaaaAAGTTccccaaaggggctggagagatagcatggaggtaaagcatttgccttgcatgcaagaggtcagttgtttgaatcctagcatcccatatggtccccagagccttccaggagcgatttcttagcatagagccagggggaaCCTGAGGgctgtcggtgtgacccaaaaaaaaacaaaaacaaacaaaaaagttctccaaaaaaaaaaaaaaaaaaagttctccaaAAGTAGTTCATGTTTACACAGCCATAATGCCATTCATTGAAAATATCaggaaatggggccgggcggtggcgctaaaggtaaggtgcctgccttgcctgcgctagccttggacgaaccgcagttcgaacccccggtgtcccatatggtcccccaagccaggagcaacttctgagcacatagccaggagtgacccctgagcgttactgggtgtggcccaaaaaccaaaaaaaaaaaaaaaaaaagaaaatatcaggaaATGAAAAGGATTCTATCCCATGAGCAGGACAAATTCCAAATGCGACCTCAACGGGCTGCAGACCAATGAACCCCCAGAGGTTATTATTCCACAAAATAAGAGTGTAGGGGGAGTGCTGAGGAATAGTACAAagggagggcacctgccttgcatgcagaccacccaggtttgatccgggCACCCCACAGGGTGCCTGAGCCCTCCAGGGGTGACAGCATGCTGAGTCctgagcaacaacaacaacaacaaaacccaaaagttCAATTTAAATTGCTGTCTGCCCTAGTGGCTGGAACCAGGCTCCCCTGAGGTCTGCAGACAGGACCCCGCAGCTGACCCTTCCCGGTCAGGGGATGAAGCCAAATGGGCCTGGTCCAGGGGTTCGTGTTCCTGGCACGAATTAATCCTTGCTCGATTAATTGATTGATCGATTGTTGAttgattattgattgattgattagttgatTGATTAAAAACCAACTAAATGTCCGGGTGCCCTTGGTGCAAAAGGCTCCCCAAGTGGGCCCGCTCCGGCGCCTTTCTCTGGGTGGTGACCTTGGGCCATGTCCTGCCCCGGGGAAGCCGATCAGGGCCCGAACCGAAGCAGGACCTGGGACCGGGTCACCTGGGACCGGGTCCGCTCGGAACCGGGTCACCGGGGGACCCCTCGGGGCAGGCGCCTACTCACTTGAGCAGCACGGCAGCACCCACCGCCGTGCCCAGCACGGACAGCGGCACCACGTAGCGGTTCATGCCGGGCCAGAACGGGCCGAGCCGGACCTGGGGACCGAACCCGCGGCCCCCAGGAGCACGCAGCGGGACACGCGGGGAAGAAGCTGCAGCCCCAGAAAGCCGCACTTCCGGGAAAGGCGGGGCCTCACCGGAGGAACCAATCAGGAGCCCCCTCGGGGCATGCTGGCTGCTGGGAATTGTAGTTTTAGTGTATGTGGGCGGGGCCACACTGGTGGGGCGTGATTGGATGGGGCTGAGTGCTTGGGCGGGGAAATTGAACGAGGAAGTGGCTGCCTGGGGCGGGGATTGGGCGGGATTTGAGAGAGGGCGGGGCCTAGTTTGGGCGAGGCCTTGTTCGAGCACCCGCCGGGATTGGACCTGCTGTGGCATGGGGCGGGGCTTACGTCGGCTATAAAAGGCCGCGCGGCTTGCAGTTCCGGCACTAGGTCTAAATTTTACTGCTAGGGCTTGCAACGTTGctgagcattttatttatttatttatttatttattttttattcttattttattttattttattcttttttttttttttttttttttttttttagtcacaccagcagtgctcaggggttattcctggttctgcaatcaagaatcacacctggaaaaaaaaatcacacctggcttaaataaagatattttttaaataataataaactaatttttaatttaattttttgtttaatatttaattattcctTTTATTCTTAGTAATTTATAATGCATGATCAAATAAGTTATTGTAAGTGTAAAACACACGACTTACAAGATTCAGTATAAAAAGGAATGCAAAATGATAGCTTATATCTATTACaggtgtaaaatatatgttttatacacAGGGTTGAATaaacaaaatcatgaaaaataaatggagggcccggagagatagcacagcggtgtttgccttgcaagcagccgatccaggaccaaaggtggttggttcgaatcccggtgtcccatatggtcccctgtgcctgccaggagctatttctgagcagacagccaggagtaacccctgagcaacgcagggtgtggcccaaaaaaaaagaaaaaaaaagaaaaagaaatggaatcacAGCTTGCCTTGCTCGGGacaccgtatgggatgccagggataggactcaggtgggctgcatgcTATCTGCGCCTGTTAATCAGAAATTGGAGAATTCCAGTGCTCAGAACCAGGTTCTCCCAACAGGACTaggggaatggagggaggaactGCAGGGCCCAAGTCCTGATCTGAGGCTTGAGGTAATGGCATGGGGAGGGGACAATGCAAGCACCAGGGCTGCCCACGGTTGCTCCTTCTTGTCGTTCGTTTGCCCCAGAGACAACTGTCAGCTCCATCTGTTGCTGACACCCGCCCTCATTCCTTTCCTGGTATTTCCACTGTATGGCATTATGGCTGTGTAAACATTAACTACGTTTTggga
This window of the Suncus etruscus isolate mSunEtr1 chromosome 14, mSunEtr1.pri.cur, whole genome shotgun sequence genome carries:
- the RDH13 gene encoding retinol dehydrogenase 13, with the protein product MNRYVVPLSVLGTAVGAAVLLKDHVAGGACPSKATIPGKTVIVTGANTGIGKQTALELARRGAKVILACRDLDKCEEAAKFIRGETLNRRVSARQLDLASLQSVRDFAAKVIQEEEHVHVLINNAAVMRCPHWTTQDGFEMQFGVNHLGHFLLTNLLLDKLKASAPARIINLSSLAHVAGHIDFEDLNWEQRVFDTKAAYCQSKLAVVLFTKELSRRLQGTGVTVNALHPGVARTELGRHTGMHTSAFSSFTLGPIFWLLVKSPQLAAQPSTYLAVAEELEGVSGKYFDGFKEKSPSPEAEDEEVARKLWAASAHMVGLENSPRTSGRAPPHSK